A genomic window from Hyalangium minutum includes:
- a CDS encoding secondary thiamine-phosphate synthase enzyme YjbQ — protein MKTLTEYLWFETKSRRELVRLTDTVAGLVRKSGIQEGMVLVSAMHITAGVFVNDDESGLHEDIWEWLQELAPHGPDYRHHRTGEDNGDAHLKSLLIHHQVIIPVTAGKLDLGPWQQVFYAEFDGQRRKRVILKVMGE, from the coding sequence ATGAAGACCCTCACCGAATACCTCTGGTTCGAGACGAAGTCGCGGCGGGAGCTCGTCCGGCTCACGGACACTGTGGCGGGCCTGGTGCGCAAGAGTGGCATCCAGGAGGGCATGGTGCTGGTGTCCGCCATGCACATCACCGCGGGTGTGTTCGTCAACGATGACGAGTCCGGGCTCCACGAGGACATCTGGGAGTGGCTCCAGGAGCTCGCGCCGCACGGGCCCGACTACCGGCACCACCGCACGGGCGAGGACAACGGCGACGCCCACCTGAAGTCCCTGCTCATCCACCACCAGGTGATCATCCCCGTCACTGCGGGGAAGCTGGACCTCGGGCCCTGGCAGCAGGTGTTCTACGCCGAGTTCGATGGCCAGCGCCGCAAGCGCGTCATCCTCAAGGTGATGGGCGAGTAG
- a CDS encoding methylthioribulose 1-phosphate dehydratase: MHSEDTFSTRAAELIRAGRFFFERGWVPATAGNFSARLDERHVAITVSGRHKGELTAEDFLVVDVEGQVRSEGKRPSAELPLHLQIYQRDESLGAVLHTHSVNATLLSRLHRDVLVLEGYEVLKALRGIGTHEARVEVPIFPNDQDVPRLAARVQEYMAEHPEMHGYLIAGHGLYTWGRSVEEACRHVEAFEFLLACEIEMRRLSR, encoded by the coding sequence GTGCATTCTGAGGACACCTTCAGTACCCGGGCCGCGGAGCTGATTCGCGCCGGGCGCTTCTTTTTCGAGCGCGGCTGGGTCCCAGCCACTGCGGGCAACTTCTCCGCCCGGCTGGACGAGCGCCACGTGGCCATCACGGTCTCCGGCCGCCACAAGGGCGAGCTGACCGCCGAGGACTTCCTGGTGGTGGACGTGGAGGGGCAGGTGCGCTCGGAGGGCAAGCGGCCCTCGGCGGAGCTGCCGCTGCACCTCCAGATCTACCAGCGCGACGAGTCGCTGGGCGCCGTGCTCCATACGCACTCGGTGAACGCCACGCTGCTGTCCCGCCTGCACCGCGACGTGCTGGTGCTCGAGGGCTACGAGGTGCTCAAGGCACTGCGAGGCATTGGCACCCACGAGGCCCGGGTGGAGGTGCCCATCTTTCCGAACGACCAGGACGTGCCCCGGCTGGCGGCGCGGGTGCAGGAGTACATGGCCGAGCACCCGGAGATGCACGGCTACCTGATTGCGGGACACGGGCTGTACACGTGGGGACGGAGCGTGGAGGAGGCGTGCCGGCACGTGGAGGCCTTCGAGTTCCTGTTGGCCTGTGAGATCGAGATGAGGAGGTTGTCGCGATGA
- a CDS encoding ExeM/NucH family extracellular endonuclease, which yields MKRHEAVIPVLAVALGLLAPQFSRAEETSGSCPADAALTAISTIQGSGASSPLAGRTVTTAGVVTGDFQPAELQSGFFLQSEQGDGNPATSEGLFIYVPGANPLSRIEVRPGDRVRVSGTVKEYRTGSGTLTELDTISALTVCSTGPELAPALVSLPVEAITDLEAYEGMLVTFPQVLTVTETYNLGRYGELLLSSGGRLFHPNNGQGGSPEEYPLRSILLDDASSRQNPAPLPFLSSPGVDGTRRVGDTVSGLTGVLSFQFSEYRVYPTAEPAFVNANPRTAAPERIAGEVKAASFNVLNYFTTLNSRGANSATEFARQKAKIVAALKALDADVVGLIEVENNGTVALQDLVDALNAAYGAPVYAAVPDPATGTGSDAIRVALIYKPGSLSLTGESLSFPDPMFDRYPVAQTFRRNTGSNQTSTDFTVVINHFKSKGSCPSSGDVDQGQGCWNQKRVEQARKLLQFVGELQRRSGDQDVLVIGDLNAYGEEDPVQTLVAGGLEHLSLRIPAAQRYSFVFDGQSGELDHALATPSLAARVRGITPWHINADEPAVLDYNTEFKTDDRYAPTPFRSSDHDPLLIGIDLGAVCPR from the coding sequence ATGAAACGACACGAAGCGGTCATCCCGGTCCTGGCTGTGGCGCTGGGCCTCTTGGCGCCCCAGTTCAGTCGAGCAGAGGAGACCTCGGGCTCCTGTCCCGCTGACGCCGCGTTGACGGCCATCTCCACCATCCAGGGCAGCGGAGCCTCCAGTCCGCTCGCCGGGCGCACGGTCACCACCGCGGGCGTCGTCACCGGTGACTTCCAGCCTGCGGAGCTTCAGAGCGGGTTCTTCCTCCAGTCCGAGCAAGGTGATGGCAATCCCGCCACCAGCGAGGGGCTCTTCATCTACGTGCCTGGAGCCAACCCGCTGTCGCGCATCGAGGTGCGCCCGGGCGATCGCGTGCGCGTGAGCGGCACTGTCAAGGAGTACCGCACGGGCAGCGGCACACTCACGGAGCTCGATACCATCAGCGCGCTTACCGTCTGCTCGACGGGCCCGGAGCTCGCACCCGCTCTCGTGTCGCTGCCGGTGGAGGCCATCACGGATCTGGAGGCCTACGAGGGCATGCTCGTCACCTTCCCGCAGGTGCTCACCGTGACAGAGACGTACAACCTGGGCCGGTATGGAGAGCTGCTCCTGTCCAGCGGCGGGCGCCTCTTCCACCCCAACAACGGCCAGGGTGGCTCTCCCGAGGAGTACCCGCTGCGGAGCATCCTCCTCGATGACGCCAGCTCGCGGCAGAATCCGGCTCCCCTGCCCTTCCTGTCTTCGCCTGGCGTGGATGGCACTCGGCGCGTGGGGGACACCGTGAGCGGGCTGACCGGCGTGCTCTCCTTCCAATTCAGCGAGTACCGCGTCTACCCCACCGCCGAGCCCGCCTTCGTCAACGCCAACCCGCGAACGGCCGCGCCGGAGCGCATCGCGGGTGAGGTGAAGGCCGCCAGCTTCAACGTCCTCAACTACTTCACGACCCTGAACTCCCGCGGAGCCAACTCGGCGACGGAGTTCGCGCGGCAGAAGGCGAAGATCGTGGCGGCACTGAAGGCGCTCGACGCGGATGTGGTGGGCCTCATCGAGGTGGAGAACAACGGCACGGTCGCGCTCCAGGATCTGGTGGATGCGCTGAACGCCGCCTACGGAGCGCCCGTGTACGCTGCCGTGCCGGATCCCGCGACAGGTACCGGGAGTGACGCGATCAGGGTGGCCCTCATCTACAAACCGGGCTCGCTGAGCCTCACGGGCGAGTCCCTCAGCTTCCCGGATCCGATGTTCGATCGGTACCCAGTCGCGCAGACCTTCCGCAGGAACACAGGCAGCAACCAGACCAGCACAGACTTCACCGTGGTCATCAACCACTTCAAGTCCAAGGGCTCCTGTCCCTCGAGCGGGGACGTGGACCAGGGCCAGGGCTGCTGGAACCAGAAGCGCGTCGAGCAGGCGCGGAAGCTCCTTCAATTCGTCGGGGAGTTGCAGAGGCGCTCGGGCGATCAGGATGTGCTCGTGATCGGCGACTTGAACGCCTACGGCGAGGAGGATCCAGTGCAGACCCTCGTGGCGGGCGGGCTGGAGCACCTGAGCCTGCGGATCCCCGCCGCGCAACGCTACAGCTTCGTGTTCGACGGCCAGTCAGGAGAGCTCGACCACGCACTGGCCACTCCGAGCCTCGCTGCGAGGGTGCGTGGCATCACCCCGTGGCACATCAACGCGGATGAGCCGGCGGTGCTCGACTACAACACCGAGTTCAAGACGGATGACCGCTACGCGCCCACGCCGTTCCGCTCGAGCGACCACGATCCCCTGCTCATCGGAATCGACCTGGGCGCCGTGTGCCCGAGGTGA
- the mtnC gene encoding acireductone synthase, producing the protein MVRAIITDIEGTTTSLSFVKEVLFPYSTRHLPDFVRSQGHRPEVRQLLDEARKLAGGTVDDEGLVGVLLKWIETDQKLAPLKGLQGLLWEEGYRQGDFQGHVYEDAARRLREWHLQGLRLYVYSSGSEHAQRLIFGYTPFGDLTPLFSGYFDTRVGGKKEAPSYAAIVRELGLPADEVLFLSDVREELDAARASGLRTWCLMRGEGPAVDPGTHPVAHSFDDVRP; encoded by the coding sequence ATGGTTCGAGCCATCATCACGGACATCGAGGGCACCACGACGAGCCTGTCGTTCGTGAAGGAGGTGCTGTTTCCGTACTCCACGCGCCACCTTCCGGACTTCGTGCGGTCTCAGGGACACCGTCCCGAGGTGCGCCAGCTGCTCGACGAGGCGCGCAAGCTGGCGGGCGGGACGGTGGACGATGAGGGGCTGGTGGGTGTCCTGCTGAAGTGGATCGAGACGGATCAGAAGCTCGCGCCCCTCAAGGGCTTGCAGGGGCTGCTCTGGGAGGAGGGCTATCGACAAGGCGACTTCCAGGGCCACGTCTACGAGGACGCGGCACGGCGGCTGCGCGAATGGCATCTGCAGGGCCTGCGTCTCTATGTGTACTCGTCCGGTTCGGAGCACGCGCAGCGGCTGATCTTCGGATACACGCCCTTTGGTGATCTCACGCCGCTGTTCAGCGGCTACTTCGACACCCGAGTGGGCGGCAAGAAGGAAGCCCCCTCGTATGCCGCCATCGTCCGGGAGCTGGGGCTTCCCGCGGATGAGGTCCTGTTCCTCTCGGACGTGCGCGAGGAGCTGGACGCAGCCCGTGCCTCGGGACTGCGGACGTGGTGCCTCATGCGAGGCGAGGGACCCGCAGTGGATCCGGGGACTCACCCCGTGGCCCACAGCTTCGACGACGTCCGCCCGTAG
- a CDS encoding 1,2-dihydroxy-3-keto-5-methylthiopentene dioxygenase yields the protein MSELKVYPDHDSSQTSVYTDFASIQRELGAAGIRFERWAANRPLSPDAGEADILAAYRDSVDRLMAEKGFRSVDVIKMVPDHPKSEELRNKFLSEHTHSEDEVRFFVEGQGLFNIHRQGKVFAVRCEKGDLIGVPDGTPHWFDMGPRPHFIAIRLFTNTEGWVAHFTGNDIATRFPYLAA from the coding sequence ATGAGCGAGCTGAAGGTGTACCCGGACCACGATTCCAGTCAGACGAGCGTCTACACGGACTTCGCGTCCATTCAGCGCGAGCTGGGGGCGGCGGGGATCCGCTTCGAGCGCTGGGCGGCCAACCGGCCGCTGTCGCCGGATGCGGGCGAGGCGGACATCCTGGCGGCGTATCGGGACTCGGTGGATCGGCTGATGGCGGAGAAGGGGTTTCGGTCGGTGGACGTGATCAAGATGGTGCCGGACCACCCGAAGAGTGAGGAGCTGCGCAACAAGTTCCTCAGCGAGCACACGCACAGCGAGGACGAGGTGCGCTTCTTCGTGGAGGGCCAGGGGCTCTTCAACATCCACCGGCAGGGCAAGGTGTTCGCGGTGCGGTGCGAGAAGGGCGACTTGATCGGCGTTCCGGACGGCACGCCGCACTGGTTCGACATGGGGCCCCGGCCGCACTTCATCGCCATCCGCCTGTTCACGAACACGGAGGGCTGGGTGGCGCACTTCACGGGCAACGACATCGCCACGCGCTTCCCGTACCTGGCGGCCTAG
- the dinB gene encoding DNA polymerase IV — protein sequence MRAIIHVDMDAFYASVEQRDNPSLRGKPVIVGGHAQRGVVVAASYEVRPFGVRSAMPMARAVKMAPQAIVVPPRFSAYSEASEQVFAIFERYTPLIEPLSLDEAFLDVTASVRLFGAPAEIARRIRKEIATELNLPASAGIAPVKFVAKIASDLAKPNGQREIRAEEVVPVLAKLPVSRLWGVGPKTEEVLTRAGLKTIGDVAARDVAWLENRLGSQGRHLWELSQGIDSREVVPDRAAKSVGAEDTFEEDLTGLDLLRPHIHAQALRVGRRLRRAGVKGRVVQLKLKFSDFNVITRRTTLSAPTDDGQAIYRAALELLERAHEGKPLRLTGVSVQSLGEQQEPQQLGLFQAPAAPPPRSAKLNAALDRIAERFGTKAITTADLAESGGTADDEDPWERP from the coding sequence ATGCGCGCCATCATCCACGTCGACATGGACGCCTTCTACGCATCCGTCGAGCAGCGGGACAACCCGTCTCTGCGTGGCAAGCCTGTCATCGTCGGCGGGCATGCACAGCGCGGTGTGGTGGTGGCCGCCTCGTACGAGGTGCGTCCCTTCGGCGTCCGCAGCGCCATGCCCATGGCCCGCGCGGTAAAGATGGCGCCCCAGGCCATCGTCGTCCCGCCCCGGTTCTCCGCCTACTCCGAGGCCAGCGAGCAGGTGTTCGCCATCTTCGAGCGGTACACCCCGCTCATCGAGCCGCTCTCGCTGGATGAGGCCTTCCTGGATGTGACGGCCTCCGTGCGCCTGTTCGGCGCGCCCGCGGAGATCGCCCGCCGCATCCGCAAGGAGATCGCCACCGAGCTGAACCTGCCGGCCTCGGCCGGAATTGCCCCGGTGAAGTTCGTGGCGAAGATCGCCTCGGACCTGGCCAAGCCCAACGGCCAGCGCGAGATCCGCGCCGAAGAGGTGGTGCCTGTCCTCGCGAAGCTCCCGGTGTCGCGCCTGTGGGGCGTGGGCCCGAAGACCGAGGAGGTGCTCACGCGCGCCGGGCTGAAGACGATCGGCGACGTGGCGGCGCGAGACGTGGCGTGGCTGGAGAACCGCCTGGGCTCGCAGGGGCGCCACCTCTGGGAGCTGTCCCAGGGCATCGATTCCCGCGAGGTGGTGCCAGATCGCGCTGCCAAGAGCGTGGGCGCCGAGGACACCTTCGAGGAGGACCTCACGGGCCTGGATCTGCTGCGCCCGCACATCCACGCCCAGGCGCTCCGGGTGGGACGGCGGCTGCGCCGGGCCGGCGTGAAGGGCCGCGTGGTGCAGCTCAAGCTGAAGTTCTCCGACTTCAACGTCATCACCCGGCGCACCACCCTCTCCGCGCCGACCGATGATGGGCAGGCCATCTACCGCGCCGCGCTCGAGCTGCTGGAGCGCGCCCACGAGGGCAAGCCCCTTCGGCTCACGGGAGTGTCCGTGCAGTCCCTGGGCGAGCAGCAGGAGCCGCAACAGCTCGGGCTCTTCCAGGCCCCGGCGGCGCCTCCGCCTCGCAGCGCGAAGCTCAACGCTGCGTTGGACCGCATCGCCGAGCGCTTCGGAACCAAGGCCATCACCACCGCCGATCTCGCCGAGAGCGGTGGGACGGCGGACGACGAAGATCCGTGGGAGCGGCCGTGA